The stretch of DNA atagccttaacacagcctggaggtgtgttgggtcattgtcctgtcaaaaaacaaatgatagtcccactaagtgcaaaccagatgggatggagtatcgcaagtcaggtaagaacaaattcttatttacaatgacggcctaccccggcaaaacccggacaatgctgggccaattgtgcgccgccctttgggactcccaatcacagcctgatgtgatgcagcctggattcaaaccagggactgcagtgatgcttcttgcactgagatgcagtgccttagaccgctgcgccactcgggagcccagtggTGAATGCtgtgaatgctgtggtagccatgctggttatgtgttccttgaaatctaaataaattacaaacagtgtcaccagcaaagcaccccccacaacatcacacctcctctgtgcttcacggtgggaaccacacatgcggagatcatccattcacctactttgcgtTTCACAAatacacggtggttggaaccaaaactctcaaatttgaactcatcagaccaaaggacagatttccaccagtctaatttccatttctcatgtttcttggcccaagcaagtctcttcttctttttgtgtcctttagtagtgatttctttgcagcatttcaaccatgatggcctgattcacagtctcctctgaacagttgatgttgagatgtgtctgttacttgaactctgtgaagcatttatttgggctgcaatttctgaggctggtaactctaatgaacttatcctctgcagcagaggtaactctgtgtcttcctttcctgtggtggtcctcatgagagccagattcatcatatcgcttgatggtttttgcgactgcacttggattgactgaccttcatgtcttaaaagtgatgatggactgtaatttctctttgcttatttgagccgttcataacataatatggacttggtcatttaccaaatagggctatcttctgtataccacccctaccttgtcacagcacaactgattgttTCAAACGCATTAATTAAGAaggaaaacaattccacacatgaacttttaaaaggcacacctgtttattgaaatgcattccaggtgactatctcatgaagttggttaagagaattccaagagtgtgcaaagctgtcatcaaggtaaagggtgtctactttgaagaatcaaaaataattttagtttgtttaacactttaaatttccagacaagtcagttaagaacaaattcacatTTACGGCCGACACGGGGCCAATCGTAatacagcctggactcgaaccaaggtctgtaatTCGCTtctagcacagagatgcagtgccttagaccaccgcacCACTCGGGAGCTCTTCATGATACTACATGATTtcacgtgttatttcataattttgatgtcttcactatttttctagaatgtagaaaatagtaaaaataaagaaaaatacttgaatgagtaggtgtgtccaaacttttgattggtactgtatatcagcgTCACACTTCAAACATGGAACATTATTGATGGTTACTCCTTCCTAGGCAATCCTCTCTACTTAATTTGCTGTTAGTGATCTCAAACAGACCATGACAGAGTTTGAGCCACGTACGGCCTGTTATTTGGGACTACATTACCGTTCCAAATTAGACACAACCCCAAACCTGAGGCTTTTAGTGCACTTTAACCATCGCAGTCAGAGCTTCCAATAACCAGTGACCTGAATAAGAAACTTCCTGACTATCAGACATGTTGATTGGCTTCATTTCACTCGCTGCTTGCACACCTGGTGGAAGGACAGTCCGAGATCCAAATGTCACATTTATTTTGGAAATTGTGTTTGACAAgtatagttaaaaaaaatattgttgcatagtaggcctatactttgagccaaaatctttttttttttttaaatacaaaagagATAGAAAAGACTTCTAAACAGAAATGACGGATGCTCCCAAAAGGAGTCTTTTGTAGGCCTTAGGTTAGGAAGAAATGGTATCATTGTGAGATAAGATAAGCTATGATAGAATATTAGTCATCCTCACTAAAATATAATGAACCATCAACTAACCATGATGACCTATCCATAATTTCCCTCTAAAGTCATGGTGATCAAAGCAGAAATTGTACATTGCCAGGAGATCAGTGAGGTCTCTATTCTCACTGTATTGATTATGCCTAACCCTATCACATGAAGACAGGGTCATCTGGACATTTCAACATGATTAGATGTAACACTGTTTTTGTGAAAAGGGCTAAATGTGAGAGCACATATTGCACGTAGGAAGGGTGAAATCTAAAGATCAATATATACTCTGATAGAGATGAGGGATGCTTGGGACAAGGTTTACATTCATGGGTGATCTATTTAGCATATATGAGAAAGtgcagatttgtattttttttgtaagatACATTGAAAACCTAGTAGAATATTTATATATAYTATACATTTTCAGATTCTCTCAGCTCTCAATAAAAGCAAGTCTGCTTTCTACTTTTCTATTTAACTTAAATTGAACAGATCCGAGACATGGCCATTTACAAATGGCAAATTCTGCTCTAGTAGAATATAACTATTTTTAGCAAATAAAGATCATTCTAACTAGAGACATTCCAACTCTCTGGGAGTCAATGTGGAGCCTCAAAACAACAGCCTCAAGACAACAATGGCTCTTGTTTGTGACAAAGTATTTGTGCCTTATATTCATCTTAGTCTGCATAGCAGGCAGTTTCCCAAGCCCATGCCATGAATGGGCAATAGCATTTTCCTCATTGATTACTTATCTCCCTCAAACAAAAAATAACAGTGATAGGCTAGCCTGAGATATTTACACCTGTGGTATTTGAGTAGCCTGTTGCAGTTAGTTGACGTCTATTAAAGTTTACAAGATACTTTAGTCTTCTTACTATACTGTTATGCCACTGTTGATACTGTCGATTTCCAGACGACACATAAAGAAAGACCTGTCAACTTCTAAACAAGGGCCAAGCAATTCACCTCCGATCTGGATCTGTGACGGTGTTTTTCTTTGTGGCAATGGCCGACAGGATAAGGCTAAGAAATTCAACTGTATTCATGCACGTGTAAAGAACAAACTTTGTTTTCCCTAGATCAGTCATCAGCTCCCCTAGGATTgtataacaccccccccccccccccacacacacacacacacaaaggtctaCATGTGCTCTCACAAACACCTCCttctgagagaagagaggaaagggagtgGGAGGATGTGAAGCCATGATTTCCCCCGCTTTCCTCCTTTTCTGCTTACATGAGGTCAGAGTGGCCATCAGGCTTAACAATCACTAGACTGGAGCTAGACCAAAAACATCAAGTTGCTGTCCACAACAGGAAATACAACATATTTTCAAAGAAAACTCAGAAATCTTAAGAAACCTAAGCTAAGGATGAAATAGAGGTTACGAGTCTTATGTGTAACAATGCATGTAACTATAAACTAAGCTCTCTGATTTGTTCATATTTGAGTATAAAGCAAGTCAAGAATCATCATTATTTGTTGATCATGATAATTTAATACAGACAAAATTCTATCATGGGGAGTTGACATCTTGTTCACGGTACATTGCTAAACTGTGAATGGCATTTGTACAAAAGACACAAACAAAAAGGTTACATGAAATAAACTGATTTCAGGAGACAACAGATTatattacatatttcaaaaacgaCCCTCACTTTTCATGTATGTTTCACTGCAGACGATGTAGGGACCCCACAGGTTATGAAAAAGTACCAGTAATATGTATTGATGCTTTGTGGTGGTATACACTGCAAGGAATGCACCATGAACACCCTCTAGCTGTGTGTTCAGCGCTATTGTGCGGCTGCCTTGGCTGCCTGACGGgcctgtctctcttcctcagccctctccctcatctccttctctcttctgatGAGCTGCTGCCTCTCTGCCTCCCACTCCCCTACCTTCCTCTGGTACTGCTCCATGTCAGGGCCCTCTGCTGAGGCCAGGCCCTGCTGGACCAGGCTGGAGACCAGCACCTGCAGGGGACTAGGGTCCACCTTACCCCGAGACTGGAGCTGCCCACTCAGCTCCTACACAcggtcagaggagaggaggtggttaGAAATGGGGTCTAGGGAAAAGGAGCGATTAAGTGTAACTGTTGTTATAGACTAAGAGTGCTTAATAGCAATATATTCACCTTCTTAAAATGAGAAATCTGTAATCATAACACAACATACATGTACTGTCCATACACActctttccctgtttgactgATTGATCTTTGCCCAGTCTCTACCTTGAACCTGCTGGCATAGAGCGgtagtttttctctctcttcctggtcgtcttcatcctcctcctccttcttcccctcctcctcctctcctcctaactCGTTCTTACCAGAGGAGGACTTGGAGTCCAAGGCAGAGGAGAGGTCCTGTAGCAGGCCCTCCAGGTAATCAACctaagagaaacacacacacacacagagatataagGAAAAACACAACTGGGACCGCCAGACCTGCACTCAGACAGACACAATAACTTGCGAAGCGAAGCCACACTGGAGCATCCTCTCAGAAGTCCATCAGGACAAAAGACagacataaaaacaaacaaacgcaAACAGACAATGACACACAATTAATAGGTCCTGTCTGTCCTGACCTACACAGAGGCATCAGGTCTGACACTGTCCTGCTTTCTAGCAAACCTGGTTTGGTGCCCAAAGGACAGATTCTTACAGATTTCCCCTGGGCTCCAGACTCCCATAAATCATATTACTTTGTTCAGAGTTGAACTATTTAACTAGACAGGGCTAGAAGAGTGCTGCACTGACGTGTGTCAGGGTATAAATAACACAGACATGACAGTGTCGCTCCATCTCAACACTAAGCCCTGCAGAGAAAGACTGCGTCATACATCATACCTGGACAGTAACAGCTTTCCACTGCCACCATGTTTGTGTCATATGGTAACTGTGTTATTTGATGAGTTAACTGAAATTGCTAACGATAAGCTCTGTAGCAGTATAAACTGCATGCTTCTTACTCGTGGTGCATGCTTTACAAAGAGTTACTATTATAATGTAATGTGTTACTAACAATGTTGTTAGTGTGAGACAGTAATTGAACAATTGCAGAAAGTACAGCACTGAGACATGTATTGGTAAGTAGGCAACGTACGGCATCCTTTGATAGTTTGCTATCTCCAGGAGCGGCAGCTACTCTCTCCATAATGGCCAGGGCCCGGCCCAGACACCCTGGGTTCCACATCAGAGGCATGCCCCTGAACACAGCATGGATCCCAGCCGCCATCTCCACCTTACctagagacagacaaagagagaggagcagggagaggaaaCTATCAGAGACTTGATCAGCACAACATGAGGCAAAGACCAtgtggcatggagagagagagaggttgatttCAATGATGTTTGACAAGAAGATGAAGAGAAGGGATTcttgagaaatggagagaaaaccTCCTCCTGCCATCACCAAAGGGTTAGGAACATGAGGAAGGGCTTGATTTAGGCCCAGGTCTGTGGTATGACTGGAGGAACACATACCTAGCAGAGCACAACCCAACAGTTGAGCGCTGAGGCCTGTAGAGTTGTCCTGCTTCAGACCACATATCAGCAGTGCTGCTCCCAGAGCCCTCTGCTCTGACACCTGTAgtgaaccaacacacacacacacacacacttcagacagCATTAGCACAACGTTTACAAAAAGCATAATAACTAATTTATACAGAAAAAAACTGAGGCTGCTGAATTCAAACTCCGGCATATGCATATTTTGTTATGGGAATGATGTTGTGCTGGGATCAGACTTAACTTCTCTACACAAATAGGATTATGTCCTCCTTAAGTTTCCAACAATCGTTCAGTTCTACATAATTCAAACATTCCAAATGTACTTTGGCACGATAACTTCTCCAAACATGTtggtacacacacagtaccaagCAGCGAATGCTACTTTACTTACACTGAGCTCTGGTTTGGTTGCTAGGTAACTGCTCAGTGCATACATGGACAGGATCTGTGTTGATGGTAGATCAAAAGACTCCTGAAGCATCACCTCTTCCACGACAGAACAGGCACCTACAGAAGAGGACCAACCTTTTTAGGTTTTAAGGTAGATATTATGTGTGTGAATATAGAatatacacaaccgttcaaaagtttggggtcacttattgcatctttaaatcagcaccacagttttcagctgtgctaacatcRttgcaaaagggttttctaatgatcaattagccttttaaaattataMATTTGGATTAGTTaattaacacaacgtgccattggaacacaggagtgatggttgctaataatgggtctccgtaagcctatgtagatattccatgtaaaaaatctgccgtttccagctacaatagtcatttacaacattaacaatgtctacactgtatttctgctcaatttgatgttattttaatggacaaaaaaatagcttttctttcaaaaacaagaacatttctaagtgaccccaaacttttgaacgctaGTGTACATTATTGGTTTCGTTGAGTTTAACTGAGTTTTTCCAAAGGGGTCCTGGGATAACTTTACAGTTTGACAAATACTAATTTCAGATGTCATAGACTCTTCACCTTTGAAGTCTTCATCTTTAATGAATGAATCTATCAGCAGGTTGAATGTGAAATCATCTGGGAACATTCCATATTGCACCTAAATACAGAAACAGaaaatgttaatttaaaaaaaaWMWAWAAAWAAAAATACCCCCGGCAATATTATAGTCCACCTCAGAAATGGAGGTTGTCAAACTCTTTAGAATGTAGGTTTTCAACAGGCACCATGTATTGGACAATACAACTGTAGTTAGAATGCAAATTATTTTATGTTCATTAATGCGTTTAATCACCATTTTATCTCTGCAGGCTAtatatttgaatgtatttcaaagccaGCTCTTTAAAAGTGTAGTTTGGATGTCGATGGTGAAAATCTATTGAATGATACTGAACATGCTGGTCAGGAGTTCTCTTTTGGGAAATTCATTGATAATGAAGTCCTGGATGCTTCGCTAACACTAGACAAAATAAAATCCACAGGGGCTGATCATTTGAAGCATGGTCTGCTTAAGCGTGCAGCTCCCTTTATTGCTGGCTCAGTAGcccacatgttttatttaacattgTAATCAGGAAGTATTCCAAAAGCCTGGAAATCCGCATATGTGCTACCACTCCATAAGGGTGGGGGAAAAATTATCTTGACAACTATCGCCCCATTTCAAGACTACCTTCTTTAGCTGAGATTCTTGAATCCTTGGTTAATGTACAACTTCGTTCCTTTTTATCtgataattgtatttttaatataaaccaatcagggtttaggcctgggcatagtGCTACCACAGCAACCACGctagttgttaatgatcttgtcaatgcctTGGATGCTAAAAAGAGCTGTGCTGCCTtgttcattgacctgtcaaaggcgtTCAACACTGTTGATCATTCTGTTTTGCTGAAGAAGTTATCAAAAATAGACCTGGGATATACAGCCTGTTCATGGTTTCAGAATTACCTTGGCGACAGACCTCAGGCCATCTTGACAGATGGGGTTAAATCTGAATTTCTTGAGATTCAAAAAAGTGTAACTCAGGGTTCGATTTTTGGTCCATTATTGTTCACCTTGTATATTAATGacataggaaacactgttaatacttgtaacattcatctctatgcagatgacacagtttTGTGGTCCTGTGCCACCTTGGTGCAGGAGGCCATTCGTGAACTTCAGCATGACTTGATTCAATTCAGAAATTGCTTACAGATCATAAATTAgtgttaaatacaagtaaaatcaAGCTCATGCTGTTCTCTAGGTCACGAAATGTTGACCCTGAGGACCTGCATATTTGCGCAACAAATGGTGCCCAAATTGGCTCTAACCCAAagtacctgggtgtctggattgatgacaagttgtccttggTAACGCATATGAAAATCTGACTAAGAAGCTTAGATCCAAGATTGTTTTTTTATATCGAAATAAATCATGCCTCAGTATTGAAAATAGGAGAAAGATTGTTCAAACAACGCTTCTCCCTGTATTGGATTTTGGTGATATTGTTTACATGCATGCTGCAACCTCTGTTTTGAAACCCTTGGACGCAGTCTACCATTCCGCAATACGTTTTATCACAGGGGACAATTTTAGGACTCATTTTAGTCTGTATAAAAATGTCTGTAAGAAGAGAgctacattctcttttatttatttacaaatcaATCTTACAGAAATTGcctccatattttttttatttaacctttatttaactagacaagtcagttaagaacaaattcttatttacaatgatggcctaggaacagtgggttaactgccttgttcaggggcagaacaacagatgttttaccatgtcagctcggggattcaatctagcacctttcggttactggtccaacgctctaaccactaggttacctgccacccccCAAACATATGTAACTTCCTTAATTAAGTTAAGACTCATAAGTTACCAAACCCGTTCTCAGGAATGGACAACATTAGAGATCCCTTCAGTCCCCACAGATTCAGGAAAATCtgcatttagtttttttgcccctaatttgtggaacaatctgcaGAGTTCACTGCAGTTAGATGTGCTGGTGTCACTCAGGCAGTTTACATTATTGATTATGTAGTTGAATGTCATTgcttttattaaatatgtttagtTTGTTATTGTGTGCTGAATTACATTGTTTTATACATtgttctacttgcacatcatcatctgcacatctatcactccagtgttaatgctaaattgtcattatttcgcctctatggcctatttattgcctacctccctactcttctccatttgcacacactgtacatagatttttctattttgttattgactgtacgtttgtttatgtgtatctctgtgttgttgtttttgtcgcactgctttgctttatcttggccaggtcgcagttgtaaatgagatcttgttctcaactggcctacctggttaaataaaggtgaaataaataaataaatacacatattGAAGTGTATGTTTTATTActctgtttttattgtaatgtatacagggctctcttgtaaaatagatttttaatctcaatgtgactccctgtttaaataaaggctaaatatatatatattttttaaagaatggtatggccatgtgtaacagtataactttacgtccgtcccctcgccccggcgcgaaccagggaccctgcacacatcaacaacagtcacccacgaagcatcgtacccatcgctccacaaaagccgcggccttgcagagcaaggggaaccactacttcagggtctcaaagcgagtgaccgccgattgaaacgctattagtgcgcagcaccgctaactaactagccatttcacatccgttactcaccccctttcgacctcctccttttccgcagcaaccagtgatccgtgtcaacagcatcaatgtaacagtataactttacgtccgtcccctcgcccagacccgggcgcgaaccagggaccctctgcacacatcaacaacagtcacccacaaagcatcgttacccatcactccacaaaagccgcggcccttgcagagcaaggggaaccactacttcagggtctcaaagcgagtgacgtcaacgattgaaacgctattagcgcgcagcaccgctaactaactagccatttcacatccgttacacatggaAGGTTGTGTGCCACAATGGAGGACAGTTTGTGGAACCTTGTTTCTATGGCTCTGCTCGGCATAATATAGAACTACCTTGTTCTTGAGGGTGTGTAAGGCCTTGTCTCTGGCCCCATATCTGAGACACTGTCTCACCCAGCTGTGGACGGTCCAGTCTCTGAGGTACCAACAGTTTGGGCTGTGGCGAAATCTACAGGAGAGAAATGTTcaaacattaaaaaacaacaacaaacaagacATGAATGTTTATGACTTCTGTTATGTAATTATTATGATGCCTTTATGATAGATGGGTC from Salvelinus sp. IW2-2015 linkage group LG33, ASM291031v2, whole genome shotgun sequence encodes:
- the LOC111958195 gene encoding small ribosomal subunit protein mS27-like, with protein sequence MAASLLQRCLGAVKVIHKCGTYSFIDRRCLLSAAYTDTKLWEEREKDHQNLALMAALMDRIYDRNFPVSSLTISRFVDNISSREEVDQAEYYLYKFRHSPNCWYLRDWTVHSWVRQCLRYGARDKALHTLKNKVQYGMFPDDFTFNLLIDSFIKDEDFKGACSVVEEVMLQESFDLPSTQILSMYALSSYLATKPELSVSEQRALGAALLICGLKQDNSTGLSAQLLGCALLGKVEMAAGIHAVFRGMPLMWNPGCLGRALAIMERVAAAPGDSKLSKDAVDYLEGLLQDLSSALDSKSSSGKNELGGEEEEGKKEEEDEDDQEEREKLPLYASRFKELSGQLQSRGKVDPSPLQVLVSSLVQQGLASAEGPDMEQYQRKVGEWEAERQQLIRREKEMRERAEEERQARQAAKAAAQ